Within the Musa acuminata AAA Group cultivar baxijiao chromosome BXJ2-9, Cavendish_Baxijiao_AAA, whole genome shotgun sequence genome, the region TGATGATACTGTATGGATATAAAATACTAACAAATGTATTAAAGTGGATATTAACCAGAAATAACTGTTTCTAGCAGTGTTGCATGCACGCAAACAAGTAAAGGATTCAAAAAGAATATTGCATTATTTGAGAAGGGAAGATAGAGAGTCAAAAGTATAGAGTTTAATCAGACAAAATCAAGAGTATGCAATAGACAATACTGTAATCTGTCACAGGATACTAGGTACTTTGACAAATACCAACACCTAAAACATTCTTCAACCATAAAGCAAATATGGTCCCAATTTAGGTTAGAAAGTTCAAGATGATTGCAGTAAAAAATTGTTAGTTCAACCACTGAAAAGACACAAGACGATTAACGATCTCTTGAAGACAATCGTAAACAACTTACTGAGATCCTAAATTGAGCAAGTGCTACTTCCAACTTATCACAAAACACGTTGTATTCTATCTCTGTCATTTCTCTATACTGCTCCTTGTTCAACCATCAAGCAAGTTTGGTCCTAATATATGCTAGTATCTTTAAGATGTTCAAGTTATCAGTGTATTCAACTTTTTCTTTGCTATCTCTTGGCCAAACAAGATTTTAGAACATAAAATTATTGCCATCCATTTCCCAATAAAGAGGAGACCCCTTTCTTACACATTTCTAATTTGGCCCTTGTAAGAAGAAAATTTGGTATAAGCTTTACTCGAAAAAAATTGGTCGAGAGGAGACTGTCAGTTCAACCAACAAAGAATCACGAGGTAATTAAAAGAGATTATCATACCAAAACACATTTGGAAATACGAAAAACAAAACACCAAGACTTCGCTAAACAATAGTATTAAGGGCATGGAAGAAAAAAGGAGATCGTGCACATACCTGGACAGTGATTAGCGTCGAATGCGGTGACCGAGAAAGCGCCGTCAGGATCATCAACAACGACCGACTCGCCGACCTCGATTTCCACAAAAAGCGAATCATCAAGCTACAAACGAAAGACGAACCAAAACCCATAAGTCAAACACCAAGCACGCCAAGAGAAACTGCAGAGATCAACGGatcaaaagaaaggaaagggaggaAGACCCGAGGGAAGTAATGCAAGGCAAGGTTCTTCGTGAGGCGAGTGGCGTAGATGGGGCGGGAGGCgcggacgacgatgccggtgaggTGGTCCTTGTGGGCGTGCGTCAGGAAGTGGTGACGCTTCCGCAGGGATGTCGGTGTCCATGTGTCCACAGAGAAGGGGAGCCCTATCGGCATCTCGATCGGCATCTCgatccctctctctctttctaagccctaaacttcGATATGGATCAAAACTAtggtggattatatatatatcggGTTTGTGCTGTGGCTCCTTGCCGCGGAAGGAACGGGACAGAGGAAGGATGGTAAGAGAGTGCGAATTTACAGAGTGACATCCTTTTTCCCTCCTCGTCGAGTTTGGATGTGGTTTAAGTTTGGATTATGGATCCCGCGGTTGATCCCAATCCCTGCAGAACGATGCCCATCTATATGGATCGTTTAGGAAAAGAAAACAGAAAGAGGTGGCGGTCCGTCCGCCCGCCCATCCTTATAATAAGACagaattaatattatatttttattgtataCATCATGAACTAAAAATGTAATAATTTTGTGTTTTTAAGGAGAGTTGACTtatgatttaattattttaaataatagtattattaaaaaaaaattgataaatttttcaTAAGATATTTTTCGATGTTTAAGCTAACAAATAGCTTATCATCCTTTTCGTATGCCACTGATAATATTATGAAATATTTTCCTAAAGAAATCATGTTTGCTGGTACGAAATCATATTTAGATTCGACTAACAAGCTCATATCGTCGCAGCATATCTCATCAGGCCCTTCTGACCAACTGAACATCACGCGTGAGTCTTATTGTTTAATCAAATGCACATGTCAAATTTGGACTTACTATCAAATCAAAATTCAGATGTGAACCATTCCGTTGCATGAGAATGGTTGGTTGGTTACTCGAATCCAAATATTCAGAGATAGAGAGGCTAACATGTGCCGACACTTCAATGTATAGGATCCGGGTCATCTGTCGATCCACGTTCGGGCCCGAACTCCGCTAAGAACGGGTCGAGTCGGGTCGAGTAGACACGGGTCGGGCCAAATTTCGGGCTTCATCACTACGTCACCACTAGTACTCCACCGAACCTCCCTAAACCCTGTTTCCCGCCATCACAGCACCGGTTGGGCGCCAAGCCTCTTCCTCTGCGTCCCAATTCGAAACCCTAACCCGGCTCTTTCGGACGGACCCCGGGCGGCAGCGAGGAACCGTACGAAGCTGATCGAGAGAAAGATGCGAGGAGGGACGGTGCAAGTCATCTGGCACGACACCCAGCCGGTCCTCACACTAGATTTTCACTCCCCCACCGGTCTTCTCGCCACTGGCGGCGCCGACCACGACATCAAGGTTCCGATCTCGTATTGTTTCTGGGCTTTCTTTCTTCGGACCTGAAAGGATGGAGTTTTGTTCGATTATCGCGGAACAGTCGATTGTACTGCTTTCTTAAGTCTGAAAAGAATCGGGTTTCGATCTTTTGATACAATTGTAGCACTTCCTTTGCAAAGAGTTCGAGGTTTTAGTGTTTAGAAATATACGTTAGAATTACATCTGCGTAATGATTTACTAGCTTATTTGTGGTTAGTCTTCAGTTTGGTAGATCTAATACGCCATTCTAATCCTATAGTAGTCATAATAAACTAGTGGTAGTTGTTTCCTCGCATCCTTGCCATTTAAGCTCGTACTTTTCACACTTTTAAAGTTAGTTTTCCCCCTTCAGCTTGAAAGTTTGCAAGTTTTACTGTGAATATGGATAGAAAAGCTATTAGGTTAGTGTTTGCCTCGCAAAAGGTAATAACCCTCCCTAATCTGCATGATTATTCATGGGTTGGGGCAACACACCCAGTCATCGTTTGGAAGACAGGCAAGATTTATTTATACTGTCGTTGATAGCATGACTTGTTCCTCGCTAGCTAGCTTTTCAGAACACTAATATCATCACCAAGTTTCTCTCTAATCTTCTCTAGAGTACTCAGACTCCAAAGAGATTTACCACAGTATCCACAATACGATGATCACTGTACCTTTTTGGGCTTGTCGTATCACACCATGTTGTTATACCCTTGCAAAGTCTGTTGagtagtatttttatttttatttttctgaattTTCTGAACTATTGtttaatttatcacattttgtttGCAGCTTTGGCTGATAAGATCAGATGAATCACAAAGGAGTCATCCAACAGTTTTGTATCAAAATAGCCTTTCTTACCATAGTTCTGGCGTGAATATCTTGCGCTTCTCTCCTTCTGGTAAGAATATCGTTTATGATATTCCTGTTATTGAAACTACATAGGCATCCTTAGAATGCTTGATGcataccttcttttttttttttcaaatttctgGATAGGATCCATCAAGTGAAACTGCTTCTGATGCTTTATGATCAGTTGCTTCCAGTTTCTCATAATGACACAGGATAACTGGGAGCCAATTCTTCTATGAGCTTGAAGATTTATTTATAGTTGACCAAATATTTGTTTTCAGTTGGACACATGTTTACTTTTCTCATAGTGTTTGCTTCCACTAATTAAAGGCTATTTGTCTTTATTTCTGTCATATTTTAAGATGATTTGTTCATGCTGGAGGTCGAACTTTTGTTAATTGACAAATATTTCCTGGTCCATATTGTGTATGTGTTTTCGGCCATACATTTTACAGTATTGCTAAGGTCAGACAGCTACTAATTGTATTCTTGATTTATAAGTTCGTTTCTCCATTTCTCCAGCCTTCTCTTCAGCAATTGAAATATGAAAGTAACAACTTTATGGCCTTTAACATACTTGATCTACCTGAAACTTTTGAATTTATCTTGTTTGTAATTATCTTCATGACACCCTGGGAAATGTGTGCTTATTCCACAAGAAAGAAAATTAGAAAATTTTGTATTCAACAAAATAAGGGCTCAATGGTCTCAGAACTCAAACTAGTTATTATTGTCGTTGTTCATTTATTGTCCTAAGTCCTAACTATTTTAATTGAATGAATCACTTGGGTTCTTGATTATTTATGCCATCATCATTCCACAGATTTTGATATCCTTGCCAAATGACTTCTAAAATACTAAAATTTTCTCTAGGGCATTGTCTCATCAACTTTTTTTATCCTGTAATATTTTTCCAAAGGGAAAAGAAATGGTACTTTATTTGTAGTGTTCTTTATGTCTCTATTACTTTTACAAGTTGTGTTTGGAGTTCCGTTCCTCAGAACTTTTAGAATACTGGTTAGCCTTTGTGATCTAGAAGACCAGGGTTTGAATGATTAAAGTAACCTCTATGCTTGTGGTGGTATAATTGTGTACATTGGTGACCCTCCCTAGATCCAGTATTAACAGGAGCTTGTGTATTGGGCTGCTGTTTAACTTTTATAGAGTACTGCAAGTATCCTTATAGGTTGTTGGTGCAATGTTTCATGGTACATCTGATATTTAAGATTTTGAGTGTGACATTTAGCTTGGAGATCTGATTGGAATAAGattttgatataaataaaaaatgtcACTTAACAAAGTTGAAAGACCTACATGATGGcatattttttattatccaaACTTTGACCTCTTACATTTCTCTCTCTTGTTGTCCATTATATTCCATGTACTTGATTCCCACAACTGATGTCACAAATTCCTTGTACTTGATGCCTGATAACAGCCATAAATTTTGGTTTTTTGATTTCTTTTTGTGTGTCTGTGCAGGAGATCACCTTGCATCAGGTGCTGATGGTATGCATATTGATAGTCCAATTAGTTGGTTGATTCATGTTAGCTGATTCTTTGTTGTGACATTACATTATAGATTTATTTAATTGATTCTTCTAATTTGTAGGTGGTGAACTAGTTATTTGGAAGCTACACTTGACAGATGATGGTCAAACTTGGAAAGTATTAAAGACATTATTGTAGGTCTTTCCATAAACAATTTTGATACAATATTGTTTACTAGTGGCCCTGATTTTATTATCTTGATTAGATTTCATCGCAAAGATGTTCTTGACCTCCAATGGTCTTCTGATGGTGCGTACATGATTTCTGGTTCAGTTGATAATTCTTGCATAATATGGGATGTTACTAAAGGTATGCCACCTTTTAGTTGCCTAAATTTTTTCACTTCATTGTCTGGGTGGGCATTGGGTTAAACCTATGCATCAACAATTCAGGCTCGGTCCATCAGATTTTGGATGCTCATTTGCATTATGTTCAAGGGGTTGCTTGGGATCCTTTGGGTCAGTATGTTGCTTCCCTTAGCTCTGATCGGACATGTCGGATTTATGTTAATAAGCCTCAGAGTAAACATAAGGGCAATGAGAAACTGAATTATGTTTGCCAGCACGTTCTCACAAAATCAGACTCACAAAGGTTGGATGACTCCAAGGTTAGTAACTTGGAAAATGTTGCTTGTTTCCTTATTTTATCACTGACATGACCCTGCTAATACATATCACTTTATTTTCAGTCAGTGTCATCAAAACCACATCTATTCCATGATGAGACATTGCCATCCTTCTTCAGGAGATTGGCATGGTCACCAGATGGAACATTTTTACTAGTGCCAGCAGGTATGGATGTAAGCATACCACTTATGGAATAATTTTTGTGATGGTAGTTTCTCTCCTTGTTTCTACATATTTTTTCAATTTCCTTAGTTTTTATGCTGTCTTCTTCCGTTATCTTACATTCAGCTAACCCATTGAAATTCTTTGaatgaaattttaataaatagTCATCCAGAATTAGAAACCACCAATGCCTGACCATTCCAACCCACTTTTTTTTTGACAGTCAGATTACTGGTTTCTTATAACATTAGTCTTTAGATAGTGATTTGTGAATATCTGCTAAGCTGTTCCATTATGCTAATAGTTTTTGTCCCTACCCTGTTTTAGAAGTCTTTCCAGAACAGTACTTAGCCTTCTtgcttttcatcaattttctttctTTGCCTCGTATGTTGAATTATTGTCACACCACTCAAAATTCCCATTTGTGGACCAGATGTGGGACTGGCCATCCATATCCATCAAATAATAGGCTCCGTTGGGCAGTACAGTTTGAATCTCAAAAGAACCTTCCAAAGTTGGATCCATTGTACCAAGACGTAGGATAGTTTTCAATTAAAAATTCTCCTTCAGCGGATTTAGGCTTGACTCTGTTGTTGTAGGCAAATGAATGTGAGAGACGAACCAGAGTTGACCTTTTTCTCAAAAATGTTTAAAGGTCATTTGAAGTTCTATCATTGTTGGTTTTTCATTGCTAAATTTTAGGCAGTCACAAAAAATTGATTTCATGAGAAATTGCCTGGCCCTAAAATCTCAAGCCATATGGCCTTGCACTAGTCTTTTTTTGATGTTCATCTAATTGTTCTTGTTCTGTCACATTTTAAACACATACTATTCTTCAGTTCAAGCTTCAGAATTCATGTTCTGCTATGTCAACAAAACATTTGCATTGAGAGTTTGGTCAATGTTTGTACAAATATTATAGTCAAGATGTTTATACTTAGGTGCATGCTTTCCGAAGCATTTGGCTGTGCAAAGCATTTGACATTGAGTTCTTGGTAGAGTTTCTCAGACATAAGATCTCCTTTTAATCTCTTTCTATCATTTGTGAGCCAAATGACTGTAAACAGAAAAGGTTGAAGCTAAGGGATGTCTCTATATGTATTATTTCTTTGCCTTTTTGCTCTGTAGAAAGAGAACTTTACATAGTTATGCAGAAGGTGATTTTAAACAAAACTTCTTATATTTGACCCGTGGTTGTTTAAGTGCTGGCaactttttatttcatttgtttgCTGAAACAAAGACTTTGGACTTTTGTTGAGCCTGGCACCACATTGGAGACACCAAACTTCTTGAAGTCGATTCTTTCCCATCAGTTATCACATATTTATTAATCGCCATGGATTTGTGACCCTGTCCGTCTAGTGAAATCATCCATCATGATGTCTCCTCAAACTCTTCCCAGTTGTCATCTCAATTGAGCTATCCAGTTTTCTCTTGTTGCTTTGTTACATATGGTTTAGAAGAAGAGACTATggatatttatttaattaaatggATTGATGTATCAAATTTTGTGCAAAACAGCTGTGTAATTATCTACAAATAAACTCTTCACATCTGAGAAGTGAAATCTATCTTGCCAGACCTTGTTTGGTAATTCATTGGCATTCATGGGCATACATATGACCCCTATATATCCACTATAGGTATACTGGCTATGATAAAAAAGGAAGATTTACTGTCGAGCTTCCCTGCAATGCAGGATACGTGGGTTCAATTTGAGGCATTACAATATTCCATGACTCAATTGCCGGTCACCCGATTGCGAAGAAACAACTGTTATACCAAGACACACCTTGTGGGTAGGCTATCTGGGGTTCAATTCTGCTGATTGTATCTCATAATAAATGAAATTAGACATAAATCTATATAAAGTTAAATCTTTTAAGTTTGttaattgtttttgttttttttttctccagtCCTTTTTGCAACTTTTCTTATaggctttttttctttcttctattgTTGCACACAGAATTGCAATTTTCATCAAGGAATATGATCATGTTTGTTATAAAATTAAACTAATTTGAAAGTTTGATTGTAGCAATGGCTACTTTTATAGTAAATAAAATCACATAATACTTTCTATTTGGTGCATGCAAGTTGTAAGACCATACCTGTTTGAGATGTAATGTGCATGCTGTAATTTGCAATAAGTAAAACATGATACCTAACAATGTAAATATTCCTGTAGTAATTTTTTACAGAAACCCTAAAGTTCAGTTATTTTATCAATATTCTTATATATTTTGAAGCTTTTAGGTTGAGATGTCTCCAGTTTATATTTAGTTTCTCCATTTTGTGAATGTTTCCAAGTGTCTAGCATGTCTTTGTGCTATGTATGCTTTTACTCTTTGCTTGGTTTTTTGAACTCTCTCTAGCTAGAGTATGGGATTAACGGTGCATTGTTTGGGtaatttattcttttctttttccatttctatttttcctttggtTACTGATTGATCATGGAAAATACAACAAATCCACCAGTTCTGTGCAAAATTTTCTGATTATTGCTGTTATTTTTTCATATTTAGGTACATATAAATATTCATGTTCATCTGAAACTGTCAATACTGCATATATTTTCTCAAGGATTGTTTGGCcattttattgttttcttttttcatttatttatttttcctttgGTTACTGATTGGtcatgaaaaatctaaaaaatccaCCATTTCTGTGCAACATTTTCTGACTATTGCTGGTTATTTTTTCATATTTAGGTACATATAGATATTCGTTTTCATCCGAAACTGTCAATACTGCATATATTCTCTCAAGGAGAGATCTTTCAAGGTACGATAGCTAAATATTTTGGATGATTATATCAATCCTGACGACTGTCATTATGGATACTTAAATAGAACTGTGCCTACTGCTCCAACCAAAGCATTCTGCAACTGATATGGTTAAGCTGCACTtctcaaatttttaaaaatgtaaaaaaacatTTGAAATTTGTATTCATAGAAAATCAATATGTACCTACATCCTTGATAGTCCATTTAGTTCTAAATTACCCTGGTATTGTAGCTCCATGTTCTTACTTTCATGGTTACATTGTAAAAATGTTGTGATTAAAAGAACTTTTGAAGTTGAAGTAGATGTTTCTCTAGTTGTGACAACCACTTTGGTTTTACAGACCTGCTGTGCAACTCCCAGGGGCTAACAAACCAATAGTTGCTGTGAGATTCTGCCCTGTTCTTTTTGCTCTACGAGGTTCTAATTCAGGTTGGTGTCTTGTGTAGCTAATATGCTGTTGTACAAAATCATATCAGGGCCTAATTTGCTTTCAGTATCTGCAGCTGGTTTCTTTAAACTTCCATATAGGGTTATTTTTGCTCTGGCAACCTTGAACTCTCTGTACATTTATGACACTGAAAGCTTGCCTCCAATTGCGATATTTGCTGGACTACACTATGCAGCCATTACAGATATTTCATGGTTGGTGTCATTTAAATGTTCTTTATATTTAGCAAACTTTCTTGGGATTAAAAATCCCTAGAATCATCTATTTTTTAGTGTTACTTTCAAGAACTCTTGTGGTTCTCCagttccttatcaaaatactTTATTTGCAAGGTCGTCTGATGCAAAGTATTTGTCATTGTCCTCACGAGATGGATACTGTACAATTATAGAATTCGAGGACCATGAACTCGGAGAACCTATTTCTCCCTCAGGTATGTCAATTAATAGTTTCTTTGTTGGCTAATGCTTCATTTTAACGTGCAAACTGCACTTGACTAGAATTAATATCTTCTGCTACACTATTATATGCAtggttttatttaatataaaatgttTAACTGGTTCTCCATTTCTGACGTTGGCAACTTTAGTGAGAACGGGAACGCCTTTGAAATTTCCTCTCATTACAAGGTTTCATTGTGATAATTGCTTATTTTTTGTGCGAGTAACTTCTAACAAACCatgatcacagagtaagattcctGACTAATTAACTTGCCACCTTAGGCTTCATGATAGGCCCTTCTATTGCCTAATTAACGAGTTGGGGCACAAAGTTTTTCCCTTTTATTGCCTAACTTTGGGTTTCTTTTGGTTGATGTGTCAATCTATTTCTTCCTTTTTGTTGTTTACTGCCGATGGTGCCAGGCTTTAAGTTATAATACAGACAAGTATTCTGGCATGTGCCATTTGGGTGACCGGTCAGCACACCTGATCAGTGGGTACTCGAATCCTCTTTGAAAAGCATATGCAATCTCATGACAACCATGGTGAATGGgcgttaacttttttttttttctgatgcatCTAGAAATGGGATTCATAATAGCTGATTGACGGGTTGGATAGGTTTGTTTTTGAAGGACTTACTAACTCTGACTGGTGATAAAGCCATGTTAGTTTGCATATTTTGCAGCTTTCCTTTTGtcattgaacttgtgcagaggatGGACCTGAACCCAggcaaaattcgcttatattttgTGGATCTTAATCATGATTACTATAGAAATCTATATCTCTGCTCATGgtttttcatgatgaaatatcaTCACAATTGTGTAGAAGCATCTAAGGCCTCAGAAGGGAAGGCCGATTTGTCCAATGTGGAAACTGAGGTGACAGACCATATGGAAATTGACAAGAAGAATGCTGCTAAAGTTAACAGTGAAACAGTTACAAAGATCAAGGAAGGGAGACTGCCAATATCTACCGTCACCAAGAACTCAGACGCAAATAAATCTACCAAGAAGCGCATAACTCCAACAGCCATCAACTAAATGGCAAAGATGTTGTTTCAGAATATATGTAGGTTAAAAAGAGTTGTACCTGCTTTGGATTTGtcctgtaattttttttatttccattttTGTTCTTAGCAAAGATGGGGAAAACTCTCACAAAATCTTGAAACTGTGTTGTTGCTGTTTGTTGCAGGGTGTATCCTTGTATAAATGTACAAGGCGATTCTTGTTCCATTGTCTGAGCTTTTTGGTACTCAATATTGTTATTTATTCATGATAGTTTTGCAGCAATCTTATTAATCTTTGGCTGATCAATTCAATGAACGAAAGCATTTCATATTAATCTTTGTAATGATTCATCATTGTACAGTTCAATGGGAGGGACAACGTGATTGGGTGTACCTTTGCGCATGAAACTCCGCGAGTCTGTACCGTAGTTCGGACGTTCCATTTTGAAtcgagaaaaaaagaagataatttaCTGAATAAGCATAATCATTCTTTATTACATGATATTTTCTTATGTCTCTACCCtatcctcctttttcttttttttttctctttccttcttcttttccttgtttGCCTCCTAGCTCTCCTCTTCCATCTCTTTTTTTCTCACAATTTGCCTAAAAGATAATCTCCTTACactcaaaaataaattaaaatgtaTTTATTCATACAATTTATTGAAAAATATCAATTTATGTATAAAATGATCCTAAATTTATCATTAaatgaaaaaatcattatatgatcatcttcctctctcctctcttttttcaCCTTCTTCTCACAATTTATCTAGAAAAGCCCCTCATAACActtgaaaataaattgaaatacatTTGTTCATGGAACCTATTAAAAAAGTACTAATTTTTTTGTACAAAGTGATCCTAAGTTTatcattaaatgaaaaaaatcaatATGATCCTTGTTAGAATCATGTTATAGTAAAATTGTAAAAgttacgaatttttttttttaaagtttggTTGATGGTCATCTATTACACTCcaaaatgaattataatatacCCACTCATAgaacctataaaaaaaaaaaaatcaaatttgataattaattatcctaaaTTCATTATAAAAATTGACCCATTAATTTACACTTGTTCACAAAATCTATACAAAAATATGCCAAATTtgattattaattatttaaaatttattattaactAAAAATAGTTTAATATAAATTAGAATCATGTTCTTGTATAATTATGAAAGTTTGAGATGG harbors:
- the LOC135623295 gene encoding chromatin assembly factor 1 subunit FAS2 homolog isoform X2; protein product: MRGGTVQVIWHDTQPVLTLDFHSPTGLLATGGADHDIKLWLIRSDESQRSHPTVLYQNSLSYHSSGVNILRFSPSGDHLASGADGGELVIWKLHLTDDGQTWKVLKTLLFHRKDVLDLQWSSDGAYMISGSVDNSCIIWDVTKGSVHQILDAHLHYVQGVAWDPLGQYVASLSSDRTCRIYVNKPQSKHKGNEKLNYVCQHVLTKSDSQRLDDSKSVSSKPHLFHDETLPSFFRRLAWSPDGTFLLVPAGTYRYSFSSETVNTAYILSRRDLSRPAVQLPGANKPIVAVRFCPVLFALRGSNSAGFFKLPYRVIFALATLNSLYIYDTESLPPIAIFAGLHYAAITDISWSSDAKYLSLSSRDGYCTIIEFEDHELGEPISPSEASKASEGKADLSNVETEVTDHMEIDKKNAAKVNSETVTKIKEGRLPISTVTKNSDANKSTKKRITPTAIN
- the LOC135623295 gene encoding chromatin assembly factor 1 subunit FAS2-like isoform X1, with translation MRGGTVQVIWHDTQPVLTLDFHSPTGLLATGGADHDIKLWLIRSDESQRSHPTVLYQNSLSYHSSGVNILRFSPSGDHLASGADGGELVIWKLHLTDDGQTWKVLKTLLFHRKDVLDLQWSSDGAYMISGSVDNSCIIWDVTKGSVHQILDAHLHYVQGVAWDPLGQYVASLSSDRTCRIYVNKPQSKHKGNEKLNYVCQHVLTKSDSQRLDDSKSVSSKPHLFHDETLPSFFRRLAWSPDGTFLLVPAGTYRYSFSSETVNTAYILSRRDLSRPAVQLPGANKPIVAVRFCPVLFALRGSNSVSAAGFFKLPYRVIFALATLNSLYIYDTESLPPIAIFAGLHYAAITDISWSSDAKYLSLSSRDGYCTIIEFEDHELGEPISPSEASKASEGKADLSNVETEVTDHMEIDKKNAAKVNSETVTKIKEGRLPISTVTKNSDANKSTKKRITPTAIN